A window of Marinobacter salarius contains these coding sequences:
- a CDS encoding MgtC/SapB family protein yields the protein MADLLNVDWMLTLNHLLLMAIAYLLAFPIGFDREEQGPRIGLRTFPLVAVVSCGFMLVGRAVIDSPGEQGRVLQGIVTGIGFIGGGAILKDDSRVIGTATAASIWNCGAIGVAVAYHHLEIAIALSALNFFTLRYMGRLVRSVTGESVVEDGQTTKPVEVRESGNEKSP from the coding sequence ATGGCAGACTTGCTCAACGTTGACTGGATGCTCACCCTCAACCACCTGCTGTTGATGGCCATTGCCTACCTGCTGGCGTTCCCCATCGGTTTCGACCGGGAAGAGCAGGGGCCCCGGATTGGCCTGAGAACCTTTCCGCTGGTGGCCGTGGTCTCATGTGGCTTCATGCTCGTTGGCCGCGCCGTCATCGACTCCCCGGGCGAACAGGGCCGCGTACTGCAAGGCATCGTCACCGGTATCGGCTTCATTGGCGGCGGCGCCATCCTCAAGGACGACAGCCGCGTAATCGGCACCGCCACCGCCGCCAGTATCTGGAACTGTGGCGCGATCGGTGTGGCTGTTGCGTACCACCACCTTGAGATTGCCATAGCTCTGAGTGCCCTGAACTTCTTCACGCTGCGCTACATGGGAAGGCTGGTGCGGTCGGTGACTGGTGAGTCTGTGGTTGAAGATGGGCAGACAACCAAGCCTGTGGAAGTTCGGGAGTCTGGTAACGAAAAAAGCCCCTGA
- a CDS encoding wax ester/triacylglycerol synthase family O-acyltransferase: MTRRQTPMSAVDRSWLRMECPENPMMISAVLVFDQPIALKRLKRTLEERFLTFRRFRQRVVTEGDRTYWQDDPLFHIDNHIHVLALPGDGGKQELQTLTSDLTSTSLDFRRPLWQIHYIENYQGGCALLVRIHHCIADGISLVRVLLSLTDNSPEPRLSRVSTSSQSKAHAPQGLRQLASRALHNGQTAIDQAGLFLKSVRNEPGYPFKLATTAGNIAVDLLKLGLTPAEPDTCLKRPLSGRKHVAWADPLSLAEVKVCARALRGTANDVLLCAAAGALQRHFLATGEATPECGVRVAVPFNLRPMRQPIETLGNQFGLVLVTLPVEETDPIMRFRQVQENMNRLKCSYQAQVTYSLLDLFGRGPDVLERRAISMLSNKASAVLTNVPGPKAPVYLAGAKLTQPMFWVPQSGNIGIGLSIFSYAGTVQFGITIDKNIKADPASVMGHFRDSFDELLDAALHNSEQNTTRAAS; this comes from the coding sequence ATGACACGCCGACAAACACCCATGTCTGCAGTAGATCGCTCGTGGCTACGCATGGAATGCCCCGAGAACCCCATGATGATTTCAGCGGTGCTGGTGTTTGATCAACCCATTGCCCTCAAGCGCCTCAAGCGCACGCTCGAAGAACGCTTCCTCACCTTCCGGCGCTTTCGACAGCGCGTCGTCACCGAAGGCGACCGCACGTATTGGCAGGACGACCCACTCTTTCATATCGACAACCATATTCACGTTCTTGCCCTGCCCGGCGATGGCGGCAAACAGGAACTGCAAACACTGACCAGCGACCTGACCAGCACCTCGCTGGATTTCCGGCGTCCACTCTGGCAAATCCACTATATCGAGAACTATCAGGGTGGCTGTGCCTTGCTGGTTCGCATCCATCACTGCATTGCTGACGGCATTTCACTGGTGCGAGTGCTGCTTTCGCTGACCGACAACTCACCGGAACCGAGACTCAGCCGGGTATCGACATCCAGCCAATCCAAGGCCCATGCACCTCAAGGCCTACGCCAGCTCGCCAGCCGGGCTTTGCACAATGGACAAACCGCCATCGACCAGGCAGGCCTGTTTCTAAAGTCCGTCCGCAACGAGCCAGGTTACCCGTTCAAACTGGCCACTACCGCTGGCAACATCGCCGTAGATCTGCTCAAGCTCGGCCTCACCCCAGCGGAACCAGACACCTGCCTGAAAAGGCCCTTGAGCGGTCGCAAGCATGTCGCCTGGGCCGACCCGCTGAGTCTCGCCGAAGTGAAGGTGTGCGCCAGAGCCCTGCGCGGCACCGCCAACGATGTACTGCTGTGTGCCGCCGCCGGCGCATTGCAACGGCATTTTTTGGCCACTGGCGAGGCCACGCCGGAGTGCGGCGTTCGCGTTGCCGTGCCGTTTAACCTGCGCCCGATGCGGCAACCCATCGAAACCCTGGGCAACCAGTTCGGGCTGGTGCTGGTCACCCTGCCCGTGGAGGAAACCGATCCGATCATGCGGTTCCGCCAGGTTCAGGAAAACATGAACCGCCTCAAATGCTCCTACCAGGCTCAGGTAACCTACAGCCTGCTGGACCTGTTCGGGCGCGGCCCGGATGTCCTTGAGCGGCGGGCGATCTCCATGCTGAGTAACAAGGCCTCTGCGGTGCTCACCAACGTGCCAGGCCCGAAAGCCCCGGTCTACCTGGCCGGAGCAAAGCTTACCCAACCCATGTTCTGGGTACCCCAAAGCGGCAACATCGGCATCGGTTTGAGCATTTTCAGCTACGCCGGCACGGTGCAGTTTGGCATCACTATCGACAAGAACATCAAGGCCGACCCGGCTAGTGTGATGGGGCATTTCCGCGACAGCTTTGACGAACTCCTGGACGCCGCGTTGCACAACAGCGAACAGAACACCACCCGGGCCGCCAGTTGA
- the smpB gene encoding SsrA-binding protein SmpB — translation MSKKKPGAPSATIALNKKAKHEYHIEERFEAGLALLGWEVKSIRAGKAQLTDAYVLLKDGEAWLLGSHIIPLTAASTHVIADPTRTRKLLLHAKEIAKIVGKVNQAGHTCIPLAMYWKKNKVKCEIALVKGKKLFDKRATEKERDWNRQKQRILRETNV, via the coding sequence ATGAGCAAGAAGAAACCCGGCGCTCCGAGCGCCACCATTGCCTTGAACAAGAAGGCAAAACACGAGTACCACATCGAGGAACGCTTTGAGGCGGGCTTGGCCCTGCTCGGATGGGAAGTAAAATCCATCCGTGCCGGCAAGGCGCAGCTCACCGATGCCTACGTGCTGCTTAAGGACGGAGAGGCCTGGCTGCTGGGGTCCCACATCATCCCGCTGACCGCCGCCTCAACCCACGTTATCGCGGACCCGACCCGGACCCGCAAACTGCTGCTGCACGCCAAGGAAATTGCCAAGATCGTCGGCAAGGTTAATCAGGCCGGCCACACCTGCATTCCCCTGGCCATGTACTGGAAGAAGAACAAGGTGAAGTGCGAAATTGCCCTGGTGAAAGGCAAGAAACTCTTCGACAAGCGCGCCACCGAGAAAGAACGGGACTGGAACCGCCAGAAACAACGCATCCTCCGCGAAACCAACGTCTGA
- a CDS encoding sodium-dependent transporter yields MPTPYETPIGSWTRPTTFFWAATGATFGLANVWQFPYLAGQHGGGLFILLYLACLLLVTLPLMVTESAMGRYARHGLVLAMDGFVRSARRSRMWMWAGRLGVLAAFLVLSFTAVFGAIALAYVFYGAMGRFIGAGEADAARILSALVSDSRDYRVFMGWHGFFLLLVVWVSMQGVVDGVERAVRVVAPAMMLILLALCGLAAWSGDFRSASDFMLDFRPADVTLDSLRAALFHAFFTLGLGMGVWTLFGAYTPADTRLKRSVLAVVLMDTLIAIGAGLAIYSLAPDGHSMEGERGFGLLFLSLPVALADLPGSQFLVAAVFLVIVMIVWTTSLSLLEPVVGWFQEWTGAPRGLSAFLMGSSVWLAGLGSLLSFNLWSDERFAGGTLFRWLELITGGLLIPLVSILISVFAGWYLTRNLTFTILGKAPRLIGRIWFWVMRLVLPLVVAYIGLQYTATSLVALCDSGSNGLWCEPTVELAPGSMTPAAPDSDDPNNEAGDTGGAGEPETKPGKPGEESGKNGPAGQESDPNNGDILYHSV; encoded by the coding sequence ATGCCTACTCCATACGAAACACCAATCGGGTCGTGGACCCGACCAACCACTTTTTTCTGGGCCGCGACCGGGGCAACCTTTGGTCTGGCGAACGTGTGGCAGTTCCCCTACCTGGCCGGCCAGCATGGCGGCGGGTTGTTCATATTGCTGTACTTGGCGTGCCTGTTGTTGGTAACGCTGCCGTTGATGGTGACCGAATCCGCCATGGGACGATACGCCCGCCATGGTTTGGTGCTGGCGATGGATGGTTTCGTTCGCAGCGCGCGGCGGTCCCGGATGTGGATGTGGGCTGGTCGGCTGGGGGTGCTGGCGGCTTTTCTGGTGCTTTCCTTTACGGCTGTTTTCGGTGCCATCGCTCTGGCCTACGTGTTTTATGGTGCGATGGGGCGGTTTATTGGTGCCGGGGAGGCCGACGCTGCTCGAATCCTTTCCGCGCTGGTGTCGGACTCTCGGGACTATCGCGTATTCATGGGCTGGCACGGATTCTTCCTGTTGCTGGTGGTGTGGGTGTCGATGCAGGGCGTGGTGGACGGTGTCGAGCGTGCAGTACGGGTAGTGGCACCGGCGATGATGCTGATTCTGCTGGCGCTCTGCGGTCTGGCCGCCTGGAGCGGGGATTTCCGCAGCGCGTCGGATTTCATGCTGGATTTCCGCCCCGCCGACGTGACCCTGGACAGTTTGCGGGCGGCGTTGTTTCACGCGTTTTTCACTCTTGGGCTCGGAATGGGCGTGTGGACCCTGTTCGGTGCCTATACACCCGCGGACACTCGTCTTAAGCGTTCTGTGCTGGCTGTTGTGTTGATGGACACCCTGATTGCCATCGGGGCCGGGTTGGCAATCTATTCGTTGGCACCCGATGGTCATTCCATGGAAGGCGAGCGCGGCTTCGGGCTACTGTTCTTGTCGCTGCCGGTGGCCCTGGCGGATTTGCCGGGCAGTCAGTTTCTGGTGGCGGCCGTGTTCCTGGTCATCGTGATGATTGTGTGGACGACCTCTCTTTCATTGCTTGAGCCGGTGGTCGGTTGGTTTCAGGAGTGGACAGGCGCACCAAGGGGCTTGTCCGCCTTTCTGATGGGCAGCTCAGTCTGGCTGGCGGGGCTTGGGTCGTTGCTGTCCTTCAATCTATGGTCCGACGAGCGTTTCGCCGGGGGCACCTTGTTCCGCTGGCTTGAGCTGATCACGGGTGGCCTGCTGATTCCACTGGTGAGTATCCTGATATCCGTCTTCGCGGGCTGGTACCTAACCCGAAACCTGACCTTCACCATACTGGGAAAGGCACCGCGCCTGATTGGCCGTATATGGTTCTGGGTGATGCGCTTGGTTTTGCCGTTGGTGGTGGCGTATATCGGCCTGCAGTACACCGCCACGTCGCTGGTGGCGTTGTGCGACAGCGGTAGCAACGGGTTGTGGTGCGAACCTACCGTAGAGTTAGCGCCAGGCTCAATGACGCCGGCTGCCCCCGACTCGGACGACCCCAACAATGAAGCCGGTGATACTGGTGGGGCTGGCGAGCCAGAGACCAAGCCGGGCAAACCGGGAGAGGAAAGCGGTAAGAATGGCCCGGCTGGGCAGGAAAGTGACCCCAACAACGGTGATATCCTTTATCATAGCGTCTGA